Proteins encoded within one genomic window of Puniceicoccales bacterium:
- the glgA gene encoding glycogen synthase GlgA: protein MSDKLKILMVSPECVPFAKTGGLSDCVASLSLHLSKLGHDVRVAIPLYSEVELPGSTRANTDPMIVNMGYGIEYAKLWEHRNENLTTYFIEFNKYFARNGIYSGCYGDHHDNPERFAFMCRSALDLCYFKNWIPDIIHCHDWTTGLISVHLCTTERNKPLGRVGSVFTIHNIQHHGLSPRSILAFSGIPDHVFRPDGVEAVGLVNMMKAGIYFSKKLTTVSRCYSKEIQTPDFGFGLDNVLKFKAGDLIGICNGIDTSVWNPETDRLIPANYSKKNLTGKLACKMELQKEFCLEQNPGIPIFAVVSRLAEQKGLDILVAILPHVLNHMSVQFVILGNGEFWLESRFNELASIYGPKIGVYVGFDEKLSHLVMAGSDFIVIPSRFEPCGLTQMYAMRYGTLPVAHQTGGLSDTIENYDKSANLGTGFLFSDLSNDALYNTIGWACATYYDDKIGLEAIRFRAMQKDFSWKRSAEKYIQVYHWARQ, encoded by the coding sequence ATGTCGGATAAATTAAAAATTTTGATGGTATCTCCGGAATGTGTACCATTCGCAAAAACTGGCGGGTTGAGTGACTGTGTAGCATCGTTATCTCTACATTTGTCAAAACTAGGCCATGATGTCCGAGTGGCCATACCATTATACTCCGAAGTTGAGCTACCTGGATCCACCAGGGCAAACACCGATCCGATGATAGTGAACATGGGTTATGGTATCGAATATGCAAAATTATGGGAACATAGGAATGAAAACCTGACCACCTATTTTATTGAATTTAATAAATATTTCGCCCGGAATGGCATTTATTCCGGTTGCTATGGCGATCACCATGACAATCCCGAAAGGTTTGCATTTATGTGCCGCTCTGCTTTGGATTTATGTTACTTCAAAAACTGGATACCTGACATAATCCATTGCCATGATTGGACCACCGGACTAATTTCGGTCCACCTTTGCACCACCGAACGAAACAAACCCCTTGGGCGTGTCGGAAGTGTTTTCACTATACATAACATACAACACCATGGACTGTCACCCAGAAGCATTTTGGCATTTTCTGGTATTCCAGACCATGTGTTCAGACCCGATGGGGTCGAAGCCGTTGGTCTGGTCAACATGATGAAAGCTGGCATATATTTTTCCAAAAAATTAACCACTGTAAGCCGTTGCTACTCAAAAGAGATACAAACGCCAGATTTTGGATTCGGTCTGGACAATGTCCTAAAATTCAAAGCCGGCGATCTGATCGGCATCTGCAATGGCATTGACACTTCCGTCTGGAATCCCGAAACCGACAGGTTGATACCTGCTAACTATTCAAAAAAAAATTTGACCGGCAAGCTAGCATGCAAAATGGAATTACAAAAAGAATTTTGCCTGGAGCAAAACCCTGGTATTCCCATATTTGCTGTGGTGTCCAGACTGGCCGAACAAAAAGGCTTAGATATTCTTGTAGCTATTCTGCCTCATGTACTTAACCACATGTCCGTCCAGTTTGTCATTCTTGGAAATGGTGAATTTTGGCTCGAATCTAGGTTTAACGAATTGGCTTCGATCTATGGCCCAAAGATAGGAGTTTACGTAGGATTTGATGAAAAATTATCCCACCTGGTCATGGCCGGATCAGATTTTATTGTGATTCCCAGTAGGTTCGAGCCCTGTGGATTAACCCAAATGTATGCAATGAGATACGGCACTTTACCCGTTGCCCACCAGACCGGCGGACTGTCGGATACCATAGAAAATTACGACAAATCCGCAAACCTGGGCACCGGATTCCTATTTTCAGACCTGAGCAACGATGCTTTATACAATACCATTGGCTGGGCCTGCGCCACCTATTATGATGACAAAATCGGTCTCGAGGCTATAAGATTCAGGGCAATGCAAAAAGATTTTTCCTGGAAACGTTCAGCTGAAAAATACATCCAAGTCTATCACTGGGCCAGGCAGTAA